Proteins encoded within one genomic window of Aurantiacibacter spongiae:
- the purF gene encoding amidophosphoribosyltransferase, whose product MTFAQNPRDTDDDKLHEECGVFGVIGGADAAAATALGLHALQHRGQEAVGITSFDGAEFFTRRGLGHVADNFSSGDSIAELPGHVAMGHVRYSTTGGAGLRNVQPLYAELASGGFAVAHNGNISNSRALRSELVGKGAIFQSTSDTEVIIHLVATSRYPTMLDKLIDALRLVEGAYALIVMTPRGMAACRDPLGIRPLVMGKLGDAIVFASETVALDVVGAEFTRQVDPGEFIEVDFDGTVRSHRPFGERKARPCIFEHVYFSRPDSIFNQRSVYESRKNIGIELAREAPCDADLVVPVPDSGVPAAIGYSQQSEIPFELGIIRSHYVGRTFIQPSDGARNAGVKRKHNANRAIVEGKRIVLIDDSIVRGTTSLKIVQMMRDAGAAEVHFRVASPPTGHGCYYGVDTPERSKLLAGRMDLSAMREFIQADSLSFVSINGLYRAVGLASRDGDSPQYCDACFTGEYPTPLTDLAQRHDREAQLTLPVNKVA is encoded by the coding sequence ATGACCTTCGCCCAGAATCCGCGCGACACGGACGACGACAAACTGCACGAGGAGTGCGGCGTGTTCGGTGTCATCGGGGGGGCAGATGCCGCCGCCGCAACCGCGCTGGGCCTCCACGCCTTGCAACACCGGGGGCAGGAAGCGGTCGGCATAACCAGTTTCGACGGTGCCGAATTCTTCACGCGCCGAGGCCTGGGACATGTCGCGGACAATTTTTCGTCCGGCGATTCGATTGCCGAGTTGCCAGGACACGTGGCGATGGGTCACGTTCGGTATTCGACGACTGGCGGGGCAGGTTTGCGCAACGTGCAGCCGCTCTATGCCGAACTGGCGAGTGGCGGTTTCGCGGTTGCGCACAACGGTAATATCTCCAATTCGCGCGCTTTGCGATCCGAACTGGTCGGCAAGGGTGCGATCTTCCAGTCCACCAGCGACACGGAAGTCATCATCCATCTGGTCGCCACCAGTCGCTATCCCACCATGCTCGACAAGCTGATCGACGCGCTTCGACTGGTCGAGGGTGCCTACGCCCTCATCGTGATGACGCCGCGTGGCATGGCCGCCTGCCGCGATCCGCTCGGCATTCGGCCGCTCGTCATGGGCAAGCTCGGGGACGCGATCGTCTTCGCCAGCGAGACCGTGGCGTTGGACGTAGTGGGAGCGGAATTCACCCGACAGGTCGATCCAGGCGAATTCATCGAAGTCGATTTCGACGGCACGGTCCGTTCTCACCGGCCCTTCGGCGAGCGCAAGGCCCGGCCCTGCATATTCGAGCACGTCTATTTCAGCCGGCCCGATTCCATTTTCAATCAGCGCAGCGTTTACGAAAGCCGCAAGAACATCGGCATCGAACTCGCGCGCGAGGCGCCATGCGACGCCGATCTCGTGGTGCCCGTTCCCGACAGCGGTGTGCCGGCCGCCATCGGTTACTCGCAGCAGTCCGAGATTCCCTTCGAGCTTGGCATCATACGTTCGCATTACGTGGGCCGGACTTTCATCCAGCCCTCCGACGGAGCCCGCAATGCGGGCGTGAAGCGAAAACACAACGCCAACCGCGCGATCGTGGAAGGCAAGCGCATCGTGCTCATCGACGATTCCATCGTGCGCGGGACGACCAGTCTCAAGATCGTACAGATGATGCGCGATGCAGGTGCTGCCGAAGTTCACTTCCGCGTGGCCAGTCCGCCTACTGGTCATGGATGCTACTACGGGGTCGACACGCCCGAACGGTCCAAGTTGCTGGCGGGACGGATGGATCTGTCCGCCATGCGGGAATTCATTCAGGCCGACAGCCTTTCCTTCGTATCGATAAATGGCCTTTACCGCGCGGTCGGTCTGGCTTCTCGCGATGGCGACAGTCCGCAATACTGCGACGCTTGTTTTACTGGCGAATATCCGACGCCGCTGACTGATCTGGCGCAGCGGCACGACCGCGAAGCGCAGCTTACCCTTCCCGTGAACAAGGTAGCCTGA
- a CDS encoding SDR family NAD(P)-dependent oxidoreductase — translation MAETDASKPLAGKVALVTGASRGIGAATAKALAAHGAHVILTARKVRELEDVEDAIHADGGTSTIAPMDLAESDSIAKLSQAVAERWEKLDILIIAAAYLPTLTPVTQIDGKQFNQAITLNLLATQALLAAFDPLLKRAEAGRVIGLTSSVGAEPRPFWSAYASTKAAFDNLLLTYGQEVERISENRVAILDPGATRTEMRARAYPGEDPQTVKSPDVVADRIATLCVEDFANLHRERVPEPD, via the coding sequence ATGGCAGAAACCGACGCAAGCAAGCCGCTCGCCGGCAAGGTCGCCCTCGTCACCGGAGCCAGCCGGGGCATTGGCGCGGCGACCGCGAAAGCGCTGGCCGCACACGGCGCTCACGTGATCCTGACCGCACGCAAGGTGCGTGAGCTGGAAGATGTCGAAGATGCTATTCATGCCGACGGCGGCACGTCCACCATCGCCCCTATGGATCTGGCAGAAAGCGATTCGATCGCCAAACTTTCCCAGGCCGTGGCGGAGCGGTGGGAAAAGCTTGATATCCTTATCATCGCGGCGGCCTACCTGCCGACATTGACCCCGGTGACCCAGATCGATGGCAAGCAGTTCAATCAGGCGATAACCCTCAACCTGCTGGCCACGCAGGCGCTGCTCGCCGCTTTCGATCCGCTGCTCAAACGCGCCGAAGCCGGGCGGGTCATCGGCCTTACCAGCTCGGTAGGCGCTGAACCGCGACCGTTCTGGAGCGCTTATGCCAGCACCAAGGCGGCGTTCGACAACCTGCTGCTGACCTACGGGCAGGAGGTGGAGCGCATTTCCGAGAACCGCGTGGCTATTCTCGATCCGGGCGCTACCCGCACCGAGATGCGCGCCCGCGCCTATCCCGGAGAGGATCCGCAGACTGTCAAGTCGCCGGACGTGGTGGCGGATCGGATCGCCACGCTTTGCGTCGAGGACTTTGCCAATCTGCATCGTGAGCGGGTTCCCGAACCCGATTAA
- a CDS encoding PilZ domain-containing protein, with amino-acid sequence MTMQNTLGRYEVAAQEDRSAVRTKIVIPAQLRTSGMRSFQTVVNDLSLSGFSATALNRMHVGSICWLTLPGLESLQSEVVWWENGVAGCAFSNLLSPIVHDNILARYRGDGTYRG; translated from the coding sequence ATGACCATGCAGAACACGCTTGGCCGCTACGAAGTCGCCGCGCAGGAGGATCGCAGCGCTGTCCGCACCAAGATCGTCATCCCGGCGCAGTTGCGCACCTCCGGTATGCGTTCGTTTCAGACGGTCGTAAACGACCTCTCGCTCAGCGGCTTTTCGGCCACCGCACTGAACCGCATGCATGTCGGCTCGATCTGCTGGCTGACCCTGCCGGGTCTCGAATCGTTGCAATCGGAGGTCGTGTGGTGGGAAAACGGGGTCGCCGGCTGCGCGTTTTCCAATCTGCTCTCGCCCATCGTGCACGACAACATCCTCGCCCGTTATCGCGGAGACGGCACCTATCGCGGCTAG
- the wecC gene encoding UDP-N-acetyl-D-mannosamine dehydrogenase: MRICTVGLGYIGLPTAAMMASRGHEVIGLDVNQAVVEAVNAGRAHFQEPDLQMLLSASVDTGRLRATTTPEPAEFFVIAVPTPLVDEGPDMTFVERAARMIAPVLEKGNVVILESTSPVGSTERLAEIFTEERPDLAFPRYRDEDSRADVALCHCPERILPGQMLRELVSNDRIIGGMTLDCAHKAARLYQSFVMGTCYVTDSRVAELCKLSENAYRDVNIAFANELSIICEKLGTDIWQVRELANQHPRVNILQPGAGVGGHCIAVDPWFIVHSAPEEARLIRTARIVNDDKPHRVVATVARLADRFKRPTIACHGITYKPDVDDVRESPALEIVEEIAKLDGAQVLVVEPNLDRLPTSLSGRENVRLVSSDEARGAADIVAFLVGHRQFRRLDADSYLSKAVVDTTGMFSTRKARAMERD; encoded by the coding sequence ATGAGGATTTGCACCGTCGGCCTCGGTTATATCGGGCTGCCCACCGCCGCCATGATGGCCAGCCGCGGGCATGAGGTCATCGGCCTCGATGTCAACCAGGCGGTGGTCGAGGCAGTCAACGCGGGGCGCGCGCATTTTCAGGAACCGGACCTGCAGATGCTTCTTTCGGCGAGCGTCGATACCGGACGTCTGCGCGCGACGACGACGCCCGAACCGGCGGAATTCTTCGTCATCGCCGTGCCCACACCGTTGGTTGATGAGGGACCGGACATGACCTTCGTTGAACGGGCGGCGCGAATGATCGCGCCCGTGCTGGAGAAGGGCAACGTCGTCATCCTCGAATCGACGTCGCCCGTCGGCAGTACGGAGCGGCTGGCTGAAATCTTCACCGAAGAACGGCCCGATCTCGCATTTCCCCGCTACCGCGACGAGGACAGCCGCGCCGATGTGGCACTGTGCCATTGTCCTGAACGGATTTTGCCCGGACAGATGCTGCGCGAACTGGTCAGCAACGACCGCATAATCGGCGGCATGACTCTCGACTGCGCGCACAAGGCGGCACGACTGTATCAAAGCTTCGTGATGGGCACCTGTTACGTCACCGACAGCCGCGTCGCGGAACTGTGCAAACTTTCCGAGAATGCCTATCGCGACGTCAACATCGCCTTTGCAAACGAATTGTCGATCATCTGCGAGAAGCTGGGCACGGATATCTGGCAGGTGCGCGAGCTGGCGAACCAGCACCCCCGCGTCAACATCCTGCAACCGGGCGCGGGGGTGGGCGGGCACTGCATCGCCGTCGATCCCTGGTTCATCGTCCATTCCGCGCCCGAGGAAGCGCGCCTCATCCGCACGGCGCGGATCGTGAACGACGACAAGCCGCACCGCGTCGTCGCCACGGTCGCGCGGCTGGCCGACCGCTTCAAGCGACCCACGATCGCGTGTCATGGCATCACCTACAAGCCGGACGTTGACGACGTGCGCGAAAGCCCGGCGCTGGAAATCGTGGAGGAAATCGCAAAGCTGGACGGCGCGCAGGTGCTTGTCGTGGAACCCAATCTCGACCGGTTGCCCACATCGCTGAGCGGGCGGGAAAACGTGCGCCTCGTATCCTCCGACGAAGCGCGCGGCGCTGCCGACATCGTCGCCTTCCTCGTTGGGCACCGGCAGTTCCGGCGGCTGGACGCGGACAGCTATTTGTCGAAGGCCGTGGTTGATACGACCGGCATGTTCTCGACACGCAAGGCAAGGGCGATGGAGCGGGATTGA
- the wecB gene encoding non-hydrolyzing UDP-N-acetylglucosamine 2-epimerase yields the protein MTRVLLVIGTRPEAIKMLPVVQALRNLPEIDLSVVTTGQHRHMLDQVFVVFGERPDIDLDLMQPGQSLGGVTAGVMREMETLIAERQPGLVVVHGDTTSAMAASLAAFYAQVPVGHVEAGLRSHDIHRPWPEEYNRISIDSVAELLWAPTEGAADNLRAERAYRRNITITGNTGIDALLHVACRLTGDELGTLNLSLDPAKKLVLVTGHRRESFGEGFSRICDALSRLATRGDVEIVYPVHLNPKVKDVVEERLGHCRGIHLVPPVDYVTMVALIKAAHLVLTDSGGIQEEAPALGKPVLVMRDVTERPEAVGTGVASLVGTDSAKIFAAASRLLDDDDYYAGRARAVFPYGDGTAAEKIAASVAQFVKARAR from the coding sequence GTGACGCGCGTCCTGCTCGTCATCGGCACACGTCCCGAAGCGATCAAGATGCTTCCCGTCGTGCAGGCGCTCCGAAACCTGCCCGAAATCGACCTGAGTGTGGTCACTACGGGGCAGCACCGGCACATGCTGGATCAGGTTTTCGTCGTCTTCGGTGAGCGGCCTGACATCGATCTCGACCTCATGCAGCCCGGGCAATCATTGGGCGGCGTTACCGCAGGCGTCATGCGGGAAATGGAAACGCTGATTGCCGAGCGTCAGCCTGGCCTGGTCGTGGTCCACGGCGATACGACGTCCGCGATGGCCGCTTCGCTGGCGGCATTCTATGCGCAGGTTCCCGTCGGGCATGTCGAGGCTGGATTGAGAAGTCATGACATTCACCGCCCCTGGCCCGAGGAATATAACCGGATATCCATCGATTCCGTGGCCGAACTCCTCTGGGCTCCGACCGAAGGAGCGGCCGACAATCTGCGCGCCGAACGGGCGTATCGACGGAACATCACCATCACCGGCAATACCGGCATTGACGCATTGCTGCATGTCGCGTGCAGGCTCACCGGGGACGAACTGGGCACCCTGAACCTTTCTCTCGACCCGGCGAAGAAGCTGGTCCTCGTCACTGGACACCGCCGGGAAAGCTTCGGCGAGGGTTTTTCCCGCATCTGTGATGCTCTCTCCCGACTGGCGACTCGGGGTGATGTCGAAATCGTCTATCCGGTCCACCTCAATCCTAAAGTGAAAGACGTGGTGGAAGAGCGACTGGGTCATTGCCGGGGCATCCACCTCGTCCCGCCGGTCGATTACGTAACGATGGTCGCCTTGATTAAGGCAGCGCATCTCGTGCTCACCGACAGTGGCGGCATTCAGGAAGAAGCGCCTGCGCTCGGCAAGCCGGTGCTCGTCATGCGAGACGTGACCGAGCGGCCAGAGGCGGTGGGAACAGGTGTAGCCAGTCTCGTCGGAACCGATTCCGCGAAGATCTTCGCGGCGGCGTCACGCCTGCTCGACGACGACGATTACTACGCCGGCCGCGCGCGCGCGGTGTTCCCCTACGGCGACGGCACGGCGGCCGAGAAGATCGCTGCGAGTGTGGCGCAGTTCGTGAAGGCGCGGGCGCGATGA
- a CDS encoding SAM-dependent methyltransferase, with amino-acid sequence MHGTNARGGELLKGGRRFGPKPGMLTRIISPGARKILNKIDGGLKTGTLIGHLPDGSTVTLGGHAPGFECEVTVHDWRALMRLALGGSVGWYEAWAAGEWSSPDPVPLFALFMANTTGLGDIARAKGPWRLAAKAFHSLRANTPARAERNIHAHYDLGNDFYAAWLDPTMSYSSAIDMQATAALEDSQVAKWHRLSERVGDPDTVLEIGCGWGALSAYFAEKGCDVTAISLSDEQLEWARERYPDVQFRKQDYRAVRGRFDAIVSVEMVEALGREYWPDFMDCLARNLNPGGCAALQFITIREDVFDAYAASADFIQAYVFPGGMLICASEFRRLAEERGLLWKDQEDFGLDYAETLRAWRENFDRAVAEDRLPAGFDRGFCDLWRYYLQYCEGGFRGGGIDVSQVTLIKPLGGKG; translated from the coding sequence ATGCACGGGACGAACGCGCGCGGCGGTGAATTGTTGAAGGGTGGCAGGCGGTTCGGTCCGAAGCCCGGTATGCTGACGCGGATAATTTCGCCCGGTGCGCGGAAGATCCTGAACAAGATCGACGGCGGTCTGAAGACCGGCACGTTGATCGGACATCTGCCGGACGGCAGCACCGTAACGTTAGGCGGGCACGCGCCCGGTTTCGAGTGCGAGGTGACCGTTCACGACTGGCGCGCGCTGATGCGGCTGGCACTCGGCGGATCGGTGGGTTGGTACGAGGCGTGGGCGGCGGGGGAGTGGTCGAGTCCCGACCCGGTGCCGCTCTTCGCCCTGTTCATGGCCAACACGACAGGATTGGGTGACATCGCGCGGGCCAAGGGGCCGTGGCGCCTGGCTGCCAAAGCGTTCCATTCACTGCGTGCGAATACGCCGGCTCGCGCTGAACGGAACATTCATGCGCACTACGACCTCGGAAACGATTTCTATGCAGCATGGCTCGACCCGACGATGAGCTACTCATCGGCTATAGACATGCAGGCAACCGCAGCGCTCGAGGATTCGCAAGTCGCGAAATGGCATCGCCTGTCCGAGCGAGTGGGCGATCCCGACACGGTTCTCGAGATCGGCTGCGGCTGGGGGGCGTTGTCGGCGTATTTCGCCGAGAAGGGCTGCGACGTGACTGCTATCAGCCTCTCGGATGAGCAACTGGAGTGGGCGCGCGAGAGGTATCCGGACGTGCAGTTCCGCAAGCAGGACTACCGTGCCGTTCGCGGGCGGTTCGATGCCATCGTCAGCGTTGAAATGGTCGAGGCCCTGGGCCGGGAATACTGGCCGGACTTCATGGATTGTCTTGCCCGCAACCTCAACCCCGGAGGATGCGCCGCCCTTCAGTTCATCACCATTCGCGAGGACGTGTTCGATGCCTACGCCGCGAGCGCGGATTTCATCCAGGCTTACGTATTTCCCGGCGGCATGCTTATTTGCGCCAGCGAATTTCGGCGACTTGCCGAAGAACGAGGGCTTTTGTGGAAGGATCAGGAAGATTTCGGTCTCGATTATGCCGAGACACTAAGAGCATGGCGCGAGAATTTCGATCGCGCGGTGGCCGAAGACCGGTTGCCTGCGGGTTTCGATCGCGGCTTCTGCGACCTGTGGCGCTACTACCTCCAATACTGCGAAGGCGGTTTTCGCGGCGGGGGGATAGACGTGAGCCAGGTCACGCTCATTAAACCGCTTGGCGGAAAAGGGTGA
- a CDS encoding cryptochrome/photolyase family protein, producing the protein MAKPQIVWLRRDLRLRDQAAFCAAADAGPVIPVYVLDDETPGNRKLGGAARWWLHHSLKSLDDDLGRHHSKLVLRRGRAADILAELVAQTGAGAVHGIHHYEPWWREAERDLAERTELHLYHGNYLMPPGKVTTGAGDPYKIFTPFKNAMFDRIHGFDVLEEPSLTNPDDWPESDRLDDLNLLPSTPDWSGGIGEAWTPGTNAAIARFEDFLDKVSDYEDDRNLPSEDGSSRMSPHLHHGEVSPRMLWDAMSRHTSEGARTYRSELIWRDFAQNLIYQFPDYPEKSYRDGYDDHLWRNPNRGHLIESELEAWQNGRTGYPIVDAGMRQLWQTGWMHNRVRMIAASFLIKHLLIDWRHGERWFWDTLVDADYGSNGCNWQWVSGTGVDSNMFVRIMAPLSQSEKFDAADYIRKFVPELADMSDEQIHDPPDECRPEAYPAKLIGHKEARERALEAYHAMKD; encoded by the coding sequence ATCGCCAAACCCCAGATCGTATGGTTGCGCCGCGACCTGCGCCTGCGCGATCAGGCAGCATTCTGCGCCGCCGCCGATGCCGGCCCGGTAATCCCGGTATACGTCCTCGATGACGAGACCCCGGGAAATCGAAAACTGGGCGGCGCGGCGCGCTGGTGGCTGCACCATTCACTGAAGTCGCTCGATGACGATCTCGGCCGACACCATTCGAAACTTGTCCTGAGACGGGGAAGGGCTGCGGACATACTGGCCGAACTCGTCGCGCAAACCGGTGCCGGTGCCGTCCACGGCATCCATCATTATGAGCCCTGGTGGCGCGAGGCGGAAAGGGACTTGGCCGAAAGGACAGAATTGCACCTGTATCACGGCAATTACCTCATGCCGCCCGGCAAGGTTACGACTGGCGCTGGTGATCCGTACAAAATCTTTACCCCGTTCAAGAACGCCATGTTCGACCGCATTCACGGCTTCGACGTGCTGGAAGAGCCTTCGTTGACCAATCCAGACGACTGGCCCGAAAGCGACAGGCTGGACGACCTGAACTTGTTGCCGAGTACGCCTGACTGGTCGGGCGGCATCGGCGAGGCGTGGACGCCGGGCACCAACGCTGCAATAGCAAGATTCGAGGACTTCCTGGACAAGGTTTCCGATTACGAGGATGACCGCAATCTTCCGAGCGAAGACGGGTCTTCCCGCATGAGCCCCCACCTGCATCACGGCGAAGTCTCGCCACGAATGCTGTGGGACGCCATGAGCCGGCATACCAGCGAAGGAGCGCGTACCTATCGTAGCGAGCTGATCTGGCGCGATTTCGCGCAGAACCTAATCTATCAGTTCCCCGACTATCCCGAGAAATCGTACCGCGACGGGTATGACGACCATCTGTGGCGAAACCCCAACCGCGGTCACTTAATCGAGAGTGAGCTGGAAGCCTGGCAGAACGGGCGGACCGGATACCCCATTGTCGATGCGGGAATGCGGCAGCTCTGGCAGACAGGCTGGATGCACAATCGCGTGCGGATGATCGCAGCGAGTTTTCTCATCAAGCATCTGCTGATCGACTGGCGTCACGGCGAACGGTGGTTCTGGGATACGCTTGTCGATGCCGATTACGGCTCCAACGGGTGCAATTGGCAGTGGGTCAGCGGAACCGGCGTCGATAGCAATATGTTCGTTCGCATCATGGCACCGCTCAGCCAATCGGAAAAATTCGACGCGGCGGACTACATTCGCAAATTCGTACCCGAACTTGCCGACATGTCGGATGAGCAGATACACGATCCCCCGGACGAGTGCCGACCCGAGGCCTACCCGGCGAAACTCATCGGCCACAAGGAGGCCCGCGAGAGGGCGCTCGAGGCCTATCATGCGATGAAGGATTAG
- a CDS encoding glycosyltransferase produces MTLSVGMVLTSISRNAGGLFNSVRAAVQQLELAGCEVSVYAIRDEFSEADLAAWRPIVPRLFDAAGPPSLGYAPTLSGALGDHDVLHQHGLWQAISITTARWGHRTGRPTVIAPRGMLDPWALRNSGWKKRIASALYENRNLRTAACIQVLGLSEARSVRAAGLAAPLAVIPNAITPPLKDCAERFDRSGRRTLLFLGRLHPKKGLSELIEAWGHLAQSSPALVRKWRLELAGWDDGGHLEALRRQAANLPDACEVIFPGPVFDDSKHEAFCRADAFILPSYSEGLPMAVLEAWAYSLPTFITDECNLPEAFAEGAAIRIERDPRKLAETLSARLEENNEAIGARARQLCAERFTWSSVAGNLIQTYRWLRFGEEMPACVIPRAGAVDDFTGFGKRQNPAH; encoded by the coding sequence GTGACGTTATCGGTGGGCATGGTCCTAACCAGCATATCGCGCAATGCGGGCGGTTTGTTCAATTCGGTGAGAGCGGCAGTGCAGCAGCTCGAACTGGCCGGTTGCGAAGTCAGTGTCTACGCCATCCGCGACGAATTCAGCGAAGCGGACCTTGCCGCCTGGCGTCCGATCGTCCCGCGTCTGTTCGACGCCGCAGGTCCACCTTCGCTCGGCTACGCGCCCACGTTATCAGGCGCGCTCGGTGATCACGACGTGCTCCATCAGCATGGCCTCTGGCAGGCTATATCGATTACGACTGCGCGCTGGGGACACCGTACCGGTCGTCCTACCGTGATCGCGCCACGCGGCATGCTCGACCCCTGGGCGCTTCGAAACAGTGGCTGGAAAAAAAGGATTGCGAGCGCGCTGTACGAGAACCGCAATTTGCGAACCGCTGCCTGCATTCAGGTTCTCGGTCTGTCGGAAGCGCGATCGGTGCGCGCCGCCGGGCTGGCGGCGCCCCTCGCCGTCATACCCAACGCCATCACCCCGCCGCTGAAGGACTGCGCGGAACGCTTCGATCGTTCCGGACGGCGAACACTGCTTTTCCTCGGCCGCCTCCATCCCAAGAAAGGTCTGTCCGAGCTGATCGAGGCGTGGGGCCACCTTGCGCAAAGCAGTCCCGCTCTGGTTCGCAAGTGGCGACTGGAACTGGCCGGGTGGGACGATGGCGGACACCTGGAGGCGCTGCGACGGCAGGCGGCGAACTTGCCGGATGCGTGCGAGGTCATCTTTCCCGGCCCCGTGTTCGACGATAGCAAGCACGAGGCGTTCTGCCGCGCGGACGCCTTCATTCTCCCCTCCTATTCGGAAGGCCTCCCGATGGCGGTCCTCGAAGCATGGGCCTATTCCCTTCCGACTTTCATCACAGATGAATGCAATCTTCCCGAAGCGTTCGCCGAGGGCGCCGCAATCCGGATCGAAAGGGATCCCCGAAAACTGGCCGAAACTCTGTCCGCGCGACTGGAAGAGAACAACGAAGCGATCGGAGCACGCGCACGCCAGCTATGTGCAGAACGGTTCACCTGGTCCAGCGTCGCTGGCAATCTGATACAAACCTATCGCTGGCTTCGGTTCGGAGAAGAGATGCCCGCGTGCGTGATTCCGCGCGCCGGAGCGGTAGACGACTTCACTGGTTTCGGAAAAAGGCAGAACCCGGCGCATTAG
- a CDS encoding LbetaH domain-containing protein, translated as MGRATNAYPSARIWAPWNLVMEDGSCLGPETDCYNVAPVRLGRGATVSQKSYLCTASHTLDSAFTLVGAPIELKAKAWIAARALIGPGVTLAEGAVVAAGAVVMKDVAVNTVVAGNPARPVSESALFVEDADNKLITEQPADR; from the coding sequence ATGGGACGGGCGACGAACGCTTATCCATCGGCACGGATCTGGGCACCGTGGAATCTCGTGATGGAAGACGGTTCGTGCCTGGGTCCGGAAACCGATTGCTACAACGTCGCGCCGGTACGGCTCGGGCGTGGGGCTACCGTCAGTCAGAAGTCGTATCTTTGCACGGCGAGCCACACGCTCGACAGCGCCTTCACACTCGTTGGAGCCCCGATCGAGTTGAAGGCCAAGGCCTGGATCGCGGCTCGGGCATTGATCGGACCCGGCGTCACCCTGGCCGAAGGTGCGGTCGTGGCCGCCGGCGCCGTCGTCATGAAGGACGTAGCCGTGAACACGGTGGTCGCCGGCAATCCCGCCCGGCCCGTCAGCGAAAGTGCCCTGTTCGTGGAAGACGCCGACAACAAGCTGATCACCGAGCAGCCAGCCGACCGATGA
- a CDS encoding glycosyltransferase family 2 protein — protein sequence MNDPRVTTIILTKNEERHLRRAIASVAADSDSVIVLDSGSTDATEAIAREMGARFETNPWVNHAAQFNHGLRLVDKDAEWVLRLDADEILEKGWYRRFAEQLADRPGAAGFTFTRTMTFRGKPIRRGLARTRQLRLFRAGLGRCEARWMDEHIVVDGPVAKLDIELLDDNLNDLAWWTDKHQAYANREAIELLLNERREESTGLTMTRQARIKRWIKDRIYRRLPSGLRALAFFLLRYVFALGFLDGRRGFQFHVLQGFWYRLYVDIRIEEIEALMRREGIDLPAAIRSVTGIAVGQVDDVAKRPRTP from the coding sequence ATGAACGATCCGCGAGTCACGACTATCATCCTCACCAAAAACGAGGAGCGACATCTGCGCCGTGCTATCGCCAGCGTGGCTGCTGATAGCGACAGCGTCATCGTCCTGGATTCGGGCAGTACCGATGCGACAGAAGCCATCGCGAGGGAAATGGGAGCGCGCTTCGAAACCAATCCCTGGGTCAATCACGCCGCCCAGTTCAATCATGGGCTCCGGCTTGTCGACAAGGATGCGGAATGGGTCTTGCGTCTCGACGCGGACGAGATACTCGAAAAGGGCTGGTATCGCCGCTTCGCAGAACAACTTGCCGACCGCCCGGGAGCCGCAGGCTTCACCTTCACGCGCACGATGACCTTTCGCGGTAAACCAATCAGGCGCGGCCTCGCCCGCACGCGGCAGTTGCGTCTGTTTCGCGCCGGACTTGGCCGATGCGAGGCGCGCTGGATGGACGAACACATCGTCGTCGATGGGCCGGTGGCCAAACTCGATATCGAACTGCTTGACGACAATCTCAACGATCTTGCCTGGTGGACCGACAAACACCAGGCCTATGCCAACCGCGAAGCGATCGAACTCCTGCTGAACGAAAGGAGGGAAGAGTCCACCGGACTGACCATGACGCGGCAGGCGCGGATCAAGCGATGGATCAAGGATCGTATCTACCGTCGATTACCCTCGGGCTTGCGCGCTTTGGCGTTCTTTCTCCTGCGCTACGTCTTCGCGCTCGGTTTTCTCGACGGGAGGCGGGGCTTTCAGTTCCATGTCCTGCAGGGCTTCTGGTACCGTCTTTACGTCGACATCCGGATCGAGGAGATCGAGGCGCTCATGCGGCGCGAGGGGATTGATCTGCCCGCCGCTATACGATCGGTAACGGGAATTGCGGTCGGCCAGGTCGATGACGTTGCAAAGCGTCCGAGAACGCCATGA